AGTCCGTCGTGCGCCGCGTGGGCACCCTGTGCCAGCGCCCATTTTAAGAATGGTTGAGCGGCGTCACCGTACATCATGTCGTAACACACCGCGTCGCGCAGCCACGCCGGATCGATGTCGGGCTGATGCCCGTGCAGCGATGCACTGGTGGCGTTAATGATGACATCCATCGGTTCGGCCGCGGCCGTTACTGAGTCGATTAAACGCACGTCGCCCAGACGGGCGACTCGTTCGATAAGGGTCTCGGCGCGCGACACGGTGCGATTATGGATGAACACCGCCGACGGCATTTCGGCGAGTATCGCACCCAGACTGCCTCGCGCCGCGCCGCCGGCCCCCAATAACAGCACGCGCTTGTTCAGTAGCGAAACACCGTGGAATCGCAAATCGGCAATTAACCCGGCACCGTCCGTGTTGTCGGCCAGCACCACATCGTGATCCAGAAACTGCAGCGTATTTGCGGCGCCCGCATTGAGCGCGCGGTCGGTGCGCAAATCGGCGTACTCAAACGCTCGCGCTTTGTGTGGCACCGTGACGTTGAGGCCGCGGCCACCCGAAGCGAAAAACTCGTTCACCTCGTCGTCAAACTGCTCGACCGTTACACGTTGGCGCTGATAAGACAGATCGATGCCAAACTGACGCGCAAAGGCATTGTGAATCGTGGGTGACAGGCTCTGAGCGATGGGGTCGCCAATAACGGCAAAGCGCAGCGTCATGGCGTCGGCCGTCGTTCGCGGTTCGTAGATCGACTGGAAATCGGGTTTGCAGAGGAGGGTAAAAAGGCGCACGCGCGCACGCGGTGCGTCTCAGCGCAGGCCGTTTGCGTGTTTCTTGGCACGGGCTTAATCGCTGAGTAACGTCGCCATGGCCGGCGCGAAATACGTCAGGATCCCGTGGGCGCCGGCGCGCTTGATGCTGGTCAGTGATTCGACCATGACCGCATCATGATCCAGTGCGCCGGCGGCAGCGGCCATTGTCATCATGGTGTACTCGCCGCTTACCTGATACGCCATCACCGGCACATTAACCGCCTCGCGCGCTCGTCGCACGATATCCAGATACGGCAGCGCGGGTTTGACCATCACCATGTCCGCGCCCTCGTTGACGTCGAGAATCAGCTCGTCGATGGCTTCGTCGCTGTTTGCGGGATCCATTTGATAGCTTTCTTTTGAAGCGCCGCCCAGGCTCTTCGCGCTGCCGACCGCATCGCGAAACGGGCCGTAAAACGCGGAGGCATATTTGGCCGAGTAGGCCAGTATCTGCGTATGGATATGTCCGTCGTGTTCGAGTGCCTGGCGGATGGCGCCAATCCGGCCGTCCATCATGTCGGAGGGTGACACCACGTCGGCGCCCGCGTCGGCATGGGACAGGGCCTGTTTGACAAGCACCTCAACGGTTTCATCGTTGAGCACATACCCCGCGTCGTCGGTGAGCCCGTCCTGGCCGCTGGCGGTATACGGGTCCAGCGCAATGTCCGTCATGACGCCCAGCTCAGGAAAGCGCTCTTTGATCGCACTGACACTCGTTTGCACCAGTCCAGCAGGGTCATAAGCATCTGAGGCGTCTTCACTTTTTGCGTCTTCGCCGACGACCGGGAAGAGCATGATGGCCGGGATATCGAGCGCCACCGCACGCTCAGCCGCCGCCAGTAGCGCATCGGGTCCGTGCCGGGCCACGCCAGGCATCGAGGGGATGTCTTCCTGACCTTCGTAGGGAGTAATAAAAACCGGCCAGATCAGGTCATCCACAGACAGTCGATGCTCGCGGGCGAGACGTCGTGAGAAATTGTGTTTGCGAAGCCGTCGTTTTCGCGTGTTCGGAAACTGCTGGTGAGTCATAGGCGCCTCGAAACCCGTGGCGGCAATGGATGCACGGCGCGGGCCAGGTGTCTGAATGAGAAAGAATTTATACCTATGGATGATACCTGAATTGCACTTTGCGTGTAATATTTGCGCTATGAGTACGGTCCCTATTGATGACGCAGTCCGCCGCGAGCGTTATGACAAGCTTGTGGCCACGTTTAATGCCGATTTGTTTCGCTATGCCTATTGGCTGAGCCGGGACCGACAGCTTGCTGAAGACGTGGTGCAGGATACGTTGCTTCGCGCCTGGAAATCGCTCGACCAGCTTCGCGACGACGCATCCGCCAAGCATTGGCTGTTCACCATCGTGCGGCGCGAGCATGCACGGTTTTACGAGCGCAAGCGACTCGAAACGGTCGATATCGATACGCCGGGATTGCATGACGAAAATTTAGAGACCAGTGGTTGGAACCACGATGTTGAAGCGGTACGCGACGCCATGGCGGAGCTACCGGTGGAGTATCGAGAGCCGTTGGTTTTACAAGTGAGTCTTGGCTATAGCGTAAAAGAGATAGCCTCGCTCATGGAGCTGGGCGACGGCGCGGTACTGACTCGATTGTTCCGTGCACGCAAAAAGCTCAAAACGATTTTGGAAGACAGCTACGCCCGCTCTTGATCAGCCGGCGTGACGAGAAGTAACGATGAAGAAAGACAAACCGTTCATTCAAGACATGGTGGCCGACCCGGGCAACCTTAGCGATGAATTGAGGGACCATCTCGCCCGCGATGATGACAGTCGTGCGTTGCATGAGGCGGTCGTTGAGTTCGACGAGGCCATGCGCGCCGCGCTGGATGTTGATGTGCCCGAGGGACTTGGCAATCTCGATGCGCTGCTCGCGCGAGACAGTGCGCAGGACACGAGCGGCCAAAACGTGGTACCGCTCAGGAAGCCAGCCACCGCCAGCACACCCATCGAACCCCGCAGCAATAAACCACTCTTTGCGTTGGCCGCGTCGCTGTTGTTGGGCGTGGGTGCACTGTTCGGTGTTCAGCTAGGGAAAATCTCTACGGATTTACCTGAGGCGATGGTGGCGCACGTCGATCATGAGCCCCATTTACTGTCTGGGGACTGGTCGACTGTGCCGGCGTTTCACGTGCAATCGGTGTTAAACCGGGGTAACGTGTCGCTAAAAGGCGACATTGGCACTGTCAGGCATGCTGGACTATGTTCATTTCGGGGAAATAATGTTGCGCATGTCGTGGTCCAGTCTTCTAACGGACCTGTAACGCTGATGTTACTGCCCGATGAAAAAACTCGGGGTATTCAGTCGTTCGAAGAGGAAGGCTATAGCGGTGTTCTGATTCCGGTTGGCGACGGTAGCATTGCGATAATTGGCAATGACGAACAGTCAACCGAAGAGGTGCGACAAAACGTAACCGACAAAGTCGCTTGGACAATTTAAGCGCGTAACTCAACTCAAGCCCTGTTTTGGGGGCAATTCTATCTTGGAGATTTACCATCATGGCGAACAAATCAAACTTAAACCCACTGGCTCTTGCTGTTAGCGCTGCTGTTGCAGGTTCAGTTCTTGCCGCTCCTGTCAGCAATGCAAGTCCCTTTGGCATGAACGCCATGGGTGCTGGCTACATGGTTGAAATGGGCGAAGGCAAATGCGGCGAAGGCAAATGTGGCGGCGAAAAGTCTGAAGGCGAAGGCAAGTGCGGCGAAGGCAAATGCGGCGGCGACAAAGCTGAAGGCGAAGGCAAGTGCGGCGAAGGCAAATGCGGCGGCGACAAAGCTGAAGGCGAAGGCAAGTGTGGCGAAGGCAAGTGCGGCGGCGACAAAGCTGAAGGCGAAGGCAAGTGCGGCGAAGGCAAATGCGGCGGCGACAAAGCTGAAGGCGAAGGCAAGTGTGGCGAAGGCAAGTGCGGTGGTGCTTCCTAAGCAAGCTACCTGACGCCCTTCGCGGGCTCGATCAAAGAGGGTCTGCTTCGGCAGGCCCTTTTTTTTGTCGCGGTGATGCCCGGTGGGTGGATCTTGGCTTGCGTCCATGAGTCGTCAATCGCGATACAAGATCGCGATGAATAAGAAGTGGTTGCGCCAAAGACTCATTGCGTCACTCGGTGGCCACTCCTGCGTGCTCGAGCGGGGCAATGGACGCGCATCACCGGATCAGCCGTCTTCGCGCAACGAATCAGGCCTCATTGCAGGGTGCGTCGGAAATTTGTTTTGCACACAATGTGCCCACCTTCACCCTACCGGTGGTTTGGGCAATAATCCCGTGACAAGAATCAGTAAACAGAGGCGGGTTCTGTGGACGGTGCAGTGAAACGATGTGGTTGGGCGAGTGGACAGGATGACGCGTACGTGCGGTACCACGACGAAGAGTGGGGCGTGCCGTGTTACGACGACACCGTACTGTTTGAGTTTTTGATTCTCGAAGGCGCACAGGCGGGTTTGAGTTGGGCGACAATCTTGAAAAAGCGTGAGGGCTACCGACGCGTGTTCGTCGATTTTGAGGCCGCAAAAATTGCGCGTTTCACTCAGAAGCGAATAGAAAAAGCGCTGCTTGATCCGGGCATCGTGCGGAATCGACTCAAAGTGAACGCGGCGGTGACGAACGCCAAAGCCTTTTTATCGGTCCAGAAGGAATTCGGCTCTTTCGCGGAGTTCATTTGGGGCTTTGTCAACCACACGCCCGTTCAGAATCGTTGGACCTCAATGAAGCAGGTGCCGGCGAGTACCGCGGAATCTGATCGAATGAGCAAGGACTTAAAAAAACGGGGCTTTAAGTTTGTGGGCAGCACCATCCTATACGCGTACATGCAGGCGGTGGGCATGGTGAATGACCACACGACCGATTGCTTTCGTCACGGACCCTGTAAAAAATTGGCCAAAGCGGGTCGTTAACATGCCGACCCGATTCGGGCGTTGTGTGCCGAAAGCGATTCGGTCAGGGTCGCCGCGGTGCGGGTTTCGTTCGCGAATTACGGCAGTGGGTTGGTTAGATCAAACACGACTCGGAACATGCGCTGCTCTTCGATTCGCTGCAGCTCATAGGCAAACGACTCACCCGGCATGATCTCAATGGCCCAGACGTTGGTGGCGGCCGCCGGAATCAGAGAGCCCGTATTTTTGTCCGCCGGAAACTCTTGTCGAATCGGATTGCCCTGATTCGCTGTGGTGCCCCCATAACCGCTGGTGGCGTCGGGTTGGCCCGATTTATCCAGATGTCGATGGTGCAGGGAGATCGCGCCATCGACGCGCCGAAACATCCAGGTGCGGGAATCGTCTTCGTCGGCTTTAAAACCGATATCAATGGCGTCGGGCTGACACTGTCGCGCTTTCATAGTCAGGTCGGCTAGGCCGAAATCGCGATCCGATTCCTCCGTGCCAATCGTAAGCTGTCCGCGAAAACGTCCATGACAGAGGGTTTTCAGCGCCTCCCAAAATATGACCTGCGCATTTTCGATCGGTGCGACCGCGATCGAAGGTGTGGTCGATGACTCAATGGTGGATTGTTCAACCGCCGGCGCCATGTCGGACGGCGCTTTGGGTGCGGTTGTGTTGTCAGATTGACAGCTCGCGATACTCAACGCGATGCCCACGACGACGACGGTATATCGAACGCGGCGAAGAGATGGTGACAGAGGGTTCTGGCGGATTTTCATCGTTATCGCCTCTTTTGAATGGCCGAACAATTGACTCCGGATTATACTGTTTGCCCCTGATTTAACCAGCTCATTGCAGGAGACTCACTATGCTCGCATTGGTTACGGCCCTCTATGGTTCACTCGCGGCGCTTTTAATCGTTATCACCGCACTGGGTGTCGTGAAGGTTCGACGTCGCGAAGGCATTGGCCTGGATAATGGTGGGAATAAGTCGCTGACTCATGCCATGCGTATTCACGCTAACCTCGTCGAGTACGCGCCCATCTCGGTACTGCTACTTCTGTTTCTGGAGCTCAATCAGGCGGAGACGGTATGGCTGCACACGTTTGGTATCGTGTTTTTGTTTGCACGCGTCATCCATTTGTGGGGCTTTTCGAGCAATCATGGCTATAGTCACGGTCGTTTTTTAGGCACGCTCATCACGTTACTCAATATTATCGCGATGTCGTTGGCCAACGTGTTTTTACTGTTACGCACGGTTTGATCTAACCCACTATCGCCCCTCGGTCACGGCCGCCATCGCGTCGGCACGACGGACTCTGCGCGTCGATTCTTGGCGCGTTGATCTCGCCGTGTTGATGCCATCGCTCCATACCGCACAACACACTCTGCGGGCGCCGGCGATCCGAGGTAAAGCGCCTGGCGCATCCTTACGGAATGATCAGTGACTGAGTTGGCGCGGGGTTGGTTGGAAAGAGCCAGAGCTGGTTAGAGGTTGTTGCGACCTCATCACCCAGTGTGAGCGTGCGGGTGGATTGCGCGTTTGCGGCGGGGTTGTCGAGGTCGATTGTGCCGGACAGTTCCGAGGCGTTCCCATAGCGATCGAGCACGATCAGCGTCACATCGAACCGGCGCTCATGGGGTTTGAACAACGCATTGGGGCCTTGCTCGGCGTTGAACCACGGAAGAATGATGGTGCGATCATTGTAATCCACGTTTTCGGCGATCCAATGCGAGACGCTGTTATCGGTGCCCACATCGTTCAGATCCTCGAGGTAGTCAAGGCCGGTAATAATGATGCCGGGATCAAAACCCAGGCGCGACCAGTCCACCGCAAACAGTGTGCGCTCTGCCGCCGGGTCGTTGTCGGTGTTGAGGCGAAGGAAAAACCGATAATTGGACGGATTGTCCCAGGGATCGCGAAGCGCGACCGCCACTTCCAACACCGGCTGGGTGAAAAGCTCGGTGTGTCGCCACCCGAACGCCTCAATGGGATTACTGCGATCATCGCCAGCATGACCGGTCAGCACAAAGCTATGGGCAATGCCCTTTTGGGGGCCTGAGTTGGTCAGTGCGAGCGTGCTGCGGCCTGTTGCCGACGAACGCATCGCGCTCGTGGTAGGGAGTTTGTGAGTGCGCAACGCGCGATCGCTCGCCTTAGATGCCGGCGCCGCGCGCCCTCGTGGTCCATGCGCCGCGCGCTGTCGGAATCGGGATGACGCGTGTGCCGTCGGGTGAATATTCGATGCGCCGTCAGCGCCGACAACATAGCCAACGCGCAACGTGTCGCGCTCGTCGCTAAAGACGCACCAGCCGCTGGCTTCGCGTCGATTGAGTAAGGCATCATCATTGTCGAGCGCATTGGCGTCTGCGAAAAGTTCGATGCGCACATCCGCTGTACCCAGAGCGTCCACTTCGATTTCTGCCGGGCACGTCACGTCAATGCCGTTCAGAGAGGTAGCGATGTCTTGGCTGCCGCGAAAACGACGGGGCGTATTGTCGAGGTTGTGTAGGGTAAGCACACGCCGGGCGGACTTACTCACCAGCGGATTGATGTAGCCAAAAGAGGCGCTGGCCGGCTCGATCAGACTCGTCAATCGGCTGGCGTCGGCACCGCGCATCACACCGATACCTTGCCGTGTGAGTGGCTCCGGCGTGTCGGTGCCGGGACCATCTTGCTGCGAGGGTTGTGCGCTATTCATCAACAGCGCTTTGATAAAGCGCGGTTCGAGCGTGGGGTATTGCTGACGCAACAGCGCGGCCATGCCCGCCACATGCGGGGCCGCCATCGAGGTGCCGCGACGCTGAACGCCGGCAAAGCCTGTGCCCGCCTGCGTTGAAACCGTAAAACGCCCAGGCGCGGCGAGGTCCGGTTTGAGGCCCACGCGACCCGCGCCGGGTCCCTGCGACGAGAAACTGGCAATGACGTCGTCCAGGTGTGTGCCGGTGGGCAATGAAAACGATGTGCTCAAGCGTATCGCCGTGTCGGCGGCGGCCAGCGCCTCGATTAACCGGTCTCCATCGAGCGACGTAATCATGAGGCCGGGAATGTGGATGTTCTCTGGATAGATTCCGCCCATGATGAACAAGTTGTTGACGTCATCCGAGCTGTTGCGAAGGATCAGTGCGGCGCCGCCAGCGGCCTGCACCTGAGTGAATTTATCCGGGAATAAACAACCCCCTCGCGCCACGATCACAGCCTTGCCATTGAACGTTTCCGCCAGGGGTTCGCAGGCGTCTGAGAGATCGCCGTCGGCGTTGTAGGCAACCGCGAGAGGCATTGTCTGCACAGACGGACCGATGCGCGCTGGGCTGGCACTTTCCAGCGCTGGCATCAATGGGCGTTCGTCAAGATCGGTGGCCAGCGCAATCTGCCGACGCCCACCGCTGATGGAGGCGGCAACGGTGATGACCTCGGGACTCACCCCGGGCGAACCGGTGACGTACGCCAGGTCGCCGTTATTGCCGGCGCTGGTGACAACAATCACGCCCGCTTGCACCGCGTTACTTGCGGCGATGGCTGACGGGTCGGTGGCAAGGCCAAATCGTGCGCCGAGGCTCATGTTGATCACGTCCACCCGATCGTCGATGGCGCCATCGCCGTTAGGATCGAGCGCCATATCGATGCCGTCGACCACAAGATCGGTGGACCCACCGATATCGCTAAACACTTTGATGGCCAACAGTTTTGCGCCGCGCGCCACGCCCGCGCCCACATAGCCGTCCACTCCCAGGCCCGCGGCGGTGCCGGCTACATGGCTGCCGTGGCCGTGCCCGTCGAGTGGGTCGGGGTCGGGCAGGGGCGCGTCATCAATGCGCGAATTGTAAGTGGGTCCGGCAAAGTCCCAACCGCCGATGACTTTCGAGGTGGGGAAGCTCGCGTCCTCGATGACCGCTCGATCGTTATCGGCATAGGCCTGCGGATCGCCGAGGCCGCCGAAGTTCGCGTGCAAGTAGTCGATACCCGAATCGATGATGGCGATGGTCATGTCATCGCCATCGCCGAGTGTTTTCCACAGTTCGGGTGCCTGTACCCACGGCACGCTGTCGATGTTGGCCAGTGTGTGGTGTTTCAGTGGCGTGACTGATTTAACGCCCTGTGTGTTGCGCAAAGTCGGCAGGTCGGCGCGCCTTACCGTGGCACGAAAGCCGCTCAGCGCGACACGCAGACGGCTGTGCTCTTTGACAACGAGTGGCGCAAGCTGCTGTGACAACAGCTGGTGTTGTTGACTCAGCAACCGCGCGTGGCGACTTTGCTGCTGGCGCGAGGGCGCCGCACCGCGCGCGTTGCGTTCGTTAATCACATACTCTGCCACCGATGGGGAGTGCGTCGCGATAAACACATTCACCACCCCGCTGTCGCCTATCGCTGGAGGCGCAAAAAGAAAGGGGATCAGAGTGCAATAAAGTGTTGTGCGTAAGTGCTTCATGCTGCCTGCTTCCATCATGAACAGGGTCAAATTACCGTAACGTGGATATCGTGTCTGCCTCGGGCGGTTCACTGGGCGTTTTCATCACTCACCCAATTGCTCGTTTTTTAAACTTGACGATACGCCCTCGAGGCTAGCCCCCCAATGCGACCATTGCAATGTGTCGAATCCACATTGTGTTCGGGTCCAGTAAAAAAGGGGTTTCACGCACGAAACGGCTGGGATCTTCGGCAAACCGCTCTCCTCGGGTAATGTGATGCGGTGTGGTGATTTGCCCTATCCGCGGATGAAGTGCGCGTGAAACACCATCCTCCAACCGTTCATCGCGCTATTTCTAAACCGCTGCGCGCGTGCAGTGGGCGGAATAGCAGAGCCGGTTGTCGAGGTGGTTCGCAACCCTAAACTTGTGTAAACGTTCGTTAAAACCTGCCACACTTTAGGTCGACCGGGCACGCGCCTTAACCATTGGACTCGGCACCTTGGCTGTACATATTGAGCACGACCTCGACCGCTGCGTCGATCAGATTATTCAAACGGTGGGCAAGCAGATCGTTGTGGGCACGCCGCTTGGACTGGGCAAAGCCAATCTGCTGCTCAATGCCTTATACGCGCGCGCCGTTGCCGATCCGTCGCTCTCGCTGACCATTTTCACCGCTTTGACACTCGATGTGCCGACGCCTCGGCCCGGCATTGAACAACGTTTCATGGCGCCGTTGCTGTCGCGCTGGTTTGATGGCTACCCGCATCTTGACTACGCGCGTGCTCGCAACACCGGTTCGTTGCCCACCAATGTGACCGTGCATGAATTTTTCATGTCGCCCGGAAAATTTTTGCGCAACGTGGTGGCCCAGCAAAAACTACATCAGCACCAACTACACGCATGTCGCTCGCGATATGCTCAGTCGGGGCGTCAATGTGGTGGTGCAGATGGTGAGTGCGACGCAGATTCAGGAACCCCCTGAGCGCGTGAGTTTGTCGTGTAATCCCGATGTCACGCTTGAACTCATTCCCACGATGCGCGCGTCGGGCCGGCCGATGATCGCCATTGGTGAAGTCAATACCCAGCTGCCGTATCTCCATGGTGATGCGGATGTCGAGGCGGTGTTTTTCGACACGTTGTATGTGCCGCCATCGCCCTACACATTGTTTGCTGCGCCCAAAGCGTCAGTGAGTGTGACCGATCATCTAATTGGTTTGCATGCCAGCTCGTTGGTGCGCGACGACGGCACGCTTCAAGTCGGTATTGGCTCGCTCGGTGATGCCGTCGCCAATGCACTGGGTATACGCCACACCGATAACCCGACCTATCGTGCATTGCTCGATCGCATCGATAGTCCTCAATCGCGTGACGTGCGTGAGCGGGTGGGTGCCGATACCGTGTTTGAGCGGGGCTTGTACGGCGCCACTGAGATGTTTGTGGATGGGTTTTTACATCTGTTCAAACTCGGCATTCTCTCGCGACGTGTCTATGACGATGAGTCGGTACAATTCCTACTCAACGAGGGCGTGATCAGCGAGCAGATTACGGCCGATACACTCGACGCACTCGAACAGCATGGTGCCTTCGAATACCCATTGACCGCACGCGGCGCGCGATACTTGCAGCGCGTGGGTGTTATCACGCGCAACGCGTCGATCGACGAAACGTTGTTGGCGGATGGCGAGGCCATGCTGTCTCTGCCATCGTCGCGTGACGAGGCGCGGCCATTTATCGTGGCAACGATGCTGGGCCATGTATTGAACAACCCAAGCGTGTTGCACGGTGGTTTTTATCTTGGTGATCACGCCTTTTATGAGGCGTTGCGTGCACTGAGCGACGACGAACGACCGCTGCTGAAGATGACCAGCGTCGATCGAATCAATCAACTCTACCGAGGGGAGGCGCTCGATCGTTTGCAGCGACGTAACGCTCGGTTCATCAACACCTGCCTGATGGTCACGCTTAATGGTGCGGTCGTGTCAGACGGCCTTGATGACAATCGTGTGGTGAGTGGCGTCGGTGGGCAGTACAACTTTGTCGCCATGGCGCACGCGCTCGATGCGTCGCGATCGATCATCAAACTGCGCGCCACCTATGATTCCTCCGATGGGCTGCGTTCGAACATTGTGTTCAACTATGCCCACTGCACCATCCCGCGCCATCTTCGAGATATTGTGGTGACCGAATACGGCATCGCCGATTTGCGTGGACGCAGCGATGCAGAGTGCGCGGCGATGCTCATCAACATCGCCGACAGTCGATTTCAAAGTGAACTGCTTGCCCAAGCCAAAGAATCCGGGAAACTCCCTGCAGACTACGACGTGCCCGCCGACTATCGTCGAAATACGCCACAGCGCATGGCCACACTGGTGGGGGACTACACCGAGAGCGTGCTACCACTGTTTCCACTCGGCACCGATCTTACCGCCGACGAAATTAAACTGGGTGGCGCGCTAAAACGCGTTGCTGCCCAAACCCGCTCACCGCTGGCGACAATCAAGGCGCTGATGCGGTCAGCGCCACCGGACGACGCCTACCGAGCGTTGCTTACGCGAGTGGGGTTGGACGCGCCTCGTACGCTAAAAGACCGCATTGCGCGTCGATTACTGTTGTGCGCGCTTCATGACGCAGCGTCTAGCGCGTCGTCGCCGGCGCGTTCATAGGAGTGGGTAAGAGTCGGGTCAGCGCTTCTTCTTTCGCTTGGGGTTTTGTTTGTAGCCGGTGATTTCATCTTCGCTAAATTCAACACCCAGTCCACACGCGATGCGATTAGAAAAGTTGAAATAAGCGGCGAGCATATTCACCTCCAAAATCTCCCGATCATCCAAGCCGGCGTCGCGCAAGCCCTGCACATCGTCTTGACCCATTTTGTCGGGTTGCTGAGTGAGTTTGGTGGCGTATCGCAACATAGTGGCTTGGCGGTCGCTCAACTCTAAAAACTGACGACCGGTCACAATTTGCTGCATGCGAGTGTTGTCTTTTTCATAGCTCGCCAGCGCGTCCGCCACATGGCTGACACTGTAGGCACAGTTGTTTGAGGCTGACACAACGAGTGCCACCATCTCGCGCTCTGCAGGCTCAAGCGTCGATTCGCCGTACATAAGACATTGGTAAAGCTCAAGATGATGATCGAGCGCCTCGGGGAACAGGCTCTGCGCTTTCATGATGTTGCTCACCTTGCCGCGCGACTCGCGAATCTTGGCATAGGCTTCGCATAACGGATCGTCTTTGTCAGGACGGTTGACGGTTTTGATCCAACTCATGCAATGGATCCTTCTTTTAGTGAG
This sequence is a window from Pseudomonadota bacterium. Protein-coding genes within it:
- a CDS encoding acetyl-CoA hydrolase/transferase C-terminal domain-containing protein; amino-acid sequence: MLSRGVNVVVQMVSATQIQEPPERVSLSCNPDVTLELIPTMRASGRPMIAIGEVNTQLPYLHGDADVEAVFFDTLYVPPSPYTLFAAPKASVSVTDHLIGLHASSLVRDDGTLQVGIGSLGDAVANALGIRHTDNPTYRALLDRIDSPQSRDVRERVGADTVFERGLYGATEMFVDGFLHLFKLGILSRRVYDDESVQFLLNEGVISEQITADTLDALEQHGAFEYPLTARGARYLQRVGVITRNASIDETLLADGEAMLSLPSSRDEARPFIVATMLGHVLNNPSVLHGGFYLGDHAFYEALRALSDDERPLLKMTSVDRINQLYRGEALDRLQRRNARFINTCLMVTLNGAVVSDGLDDNRVVSGVGGQYNFVAMAHALDASRSIIKLRATYDSSDGLRSNIVFNYAHCTIPRHLRDIVVTEYGIADLRGRSDAECAAMLINIADSRFQSELLAQAKESGKLPADYDVPADYRRNTPQRMATLVGDYTESVLPLFPLGTDLTADEIKLGGALKRVAAQTRSPLATIKALMRSAPPDDAYRALLTRVGLDAPRTLKDRIARRLLLCALHDAASSASSPARS
- a CDS encoding S8 family serine peptidase; amino-acid sequence: MKHLRTTLYCTLIPFLFAPPAIGDSGVVNVFIATHSPSVAEYVINERNARGAAPSRQQQSRHARLLSQQHQLLSQQLAPLVVKEHSRLRVALSGFRATVRRADLPTLRNTQGVKSVTPLKHHTLANIDSVPWVQAPELWKTLGDGDDMTIAIIDSGIDYLHANFGGLGDPQAYADNDRAVIEDASFPTSKVIGGWDFAGPTYNSRIDDAPLPDPDPLDGHGHGSHVAGTAAGLGVDGYVGAGVARGAKLLAIKVFSDIGGSTDLVVDGIDMALDPNGDGAIDDRVDVINMSLGARFGLATDPSAIAASNAVQAGVIVVTSAGNNGDLAYVTGSPGVSPEVITVAASISGGRRQIALATDLDERPLMPALESASPARIGPSVQTMPLAVAYNADGDLSDACEPLAETFNGKAVIVARGGCLFPDKFTQVQAAGGAALILRNSSDDVNNLFIMGGIYPENIHIPGLMITSLDGDRLIEALAAADTAIRLSTSFSLPTGTHLDDVIASFSSQGPGAGRVGLKPDLAAPGRFTVSTQAGTGFAGVQRRGTSMAAPHVAGMAALLRQQYPTLEPRFIKALLMNSAQPSQQDGPGTDTPEPLTRQGIGVMRGADASRLTSLIEPASASFGYINPLVSKSARRVLTLHNLDNTPRRFRGSQDIATSLNGIDVTCPAEIEVDALGTADVRIELFADANALDNDDALLNRREASGWCVFSDERDTLRVGYVVGADGASNIHPTAHASSRFRQRAAHGPRGRAAPASKASDRALRTHKLPTTSAMRSSATGRSTLALTNSGPQKGIAHSFVLTGHAGDDRSNPIEAFGWRHTELFTQPVLEVAVALRDPWDNPSNYRFFLRLNTDNDPAAERTLFAVDWSRLGFDPGIIITGLDYLEDLNDVGTDNSVSHWIAENVDYNDRTIILPWFNAEQGPNALFKPHERRFDVTLIVLDRYGNASELSGTIDLDNPAANAQSTRTLTLGDEVATTSNQLWLFPTNPAPTQSLIIP
- a CDS encoding DNA-3-methyladenine glycosylase I, which produces MDGAVKRCGWASGQDDAYVRYHDEEWGVPCYDDTVLFEFLILEGAQAGLSWATILKKREGYRRVFVDFEAAKIARFTQKRIEKALLDPGIVRNRLKVNAAVTNAKAFLSVQKEFGSFAEFIWGFVNHTPVQNRWTSMKQVPASTAESDRMSKDLKKRGFKFVGSTILYAYMQAVGMVNDHTTDCFRHGPCKKLAKAGR
- a CDS encoding DUF3379 family protein; its protein translation is MKKDKPFIQDMVADPGNLSDELRDHLARDDDSRALHEAVVEFDEAMRAALDVDVPEGLGNLDALLARDSAQDTSGQNVVPLRKPATASTPIEPRSNKPLFALAASLLLGVGALFGVQLGKISTDLPEAMVAHVDHEPHLLSGDWSTVPAFHVQSVLNRGNVSLKGDIGTVRHAGLCSFRGNNVAHVVVQSSNGPVTLMLLPDEKTRGIQSFEEEGYSGVLIPVGDGSIAIIGNDEQSTEEVRQNVTDKVAWTI
- a CDS encoding sigma-70 family RNA polymerase sigma factor; its protein translation is MSTVPIDDAVRRERYDKLVATFNADLFRYAYWLSRDRQLAEDVVQDTLLRAWKSLDQLRDDASAKHWLFTIVRREHARFYERKRLETVDIDTPGLHDENLETSGWNHDVEAVRDAMAELPVEYREPLVLQVSLGYSVKEIASLMELGDGAVLTRLFRARKKLKTILEDSYARS
- the aroE gene encoding shikimate dehydrogenase, encoding MTLRFAVIGDPIAQSLSPTIHNAFARQFGIDLSYQRQRVTVEQFDDEVNEFFASGGRGLNVTVPHKARAFEYADLRTDRALNAGAANTLQFLDHDVVLADNTDGAGLIADLRFHGVSLLNKRVLLLGAGGAARGSLGAILAEMPSAVFIHNRTVSRAETLIERVARLGDVRLIDSVTAAAEPMDVIINATSASLHGHQPDIDPAWLRDAVCYDMMYGDAAQPFLKWALAQGAHAAHDGLGMLIEQAAEAFWVWHEVRPDTASVRDTLMASQPRRR
- the hemB gene encoding porphobilinogen synthase, with protein sequence MTHQQFPNTRKRRLRKHNFSRRLAREHRLSVDDLIWPVFITPYEGQEDIPSMPGVARHGPDALLAAAERAVALDIPAIMLFPVVGEDAKSEDASDAYDPAGLVQTSVSAIKERFPELGVMTDIALDPYTASGQDGLTDDAGYVLNDETVEVLVKQALSHADAGADVVSPSDMMDGRIGAIRQALEHDGHIHTQILAYSAKYASAFYGPFRDAVGSAKSLGGASKESYQMDPANSDEAIDELILDVNEGADMVMVKPALPYLDIVRRAREAVNVPVMAYQVSGEYTMMTMAAAAGALDHDAVMVESLTSIKRAGAHGILTYFAPAMATLLSD
- a CDS encoding MAPEG family protein — translated: MLALVTALYGSLAALLIVITALGVVKVRRREGIGLDNGGNKSLTHAMRIHANLVEYAPISVLLLLFLELNQAETVWLHTFGIVFLFARVIHLWGFSSNHGYSHGRFLGTLITLLNIIAMSLANVFLLLRTV